The DNA sequence tctctctctctctctctctctctctctctctctctctctctcttttttttcttccttttctttttcttcactgTCAGCCGCCTCCTGCTTCTTAATTCTTTTTAGCTTCCTCCTTCCtttcacatatatacatatctatATCAAATGCCAATAAACCCttgcaaaagaaaaataatgatCAGCCCATTATTTTCATTTgtctattccttttttttttgtgaaaattacatgaaatatgggatttcataacaaagttagaaaaatatggcatttttaagtttgccactcttctatggcatttttttacatttaagattttttatggtatttgatatgccatatttttataaacttattatccaatcccatattttatgtttttgtttttagctttattagttttatttattttttaatttattttacacttacatttgagggtttctttttatttgaaaaatttacaccaaatattgcattttttttcaaacattacatttttaatttgacaagaacattttatttttatacttttattattttttttttcttttttacttattgaaacttcaaaaagttttttttttttggttttgtttttttatatattttttagtcaattttggctctcttttttcttttcaacttttaagtcagttgctactttttttatctttctttcacttatctctctctattgttttttttttaatttctttttgtgtctctcttttttttttttaatttttttttctcaacctaattttttttctcttaatatatataataagtgtacatttttttatttcattttttttttacaaaaattaaacttgttttttatttaaactactatttgttttttttttattaaaaactaattattccattaaaaacagcagaaaaaaaaaaccagtttcatcaacatcatcctgaaaaaaaaaataatataaaaaatcataatctaaaaagaatccaaactttaaaaactagtttcatcaacattgaaagaaactaataatttcatttaaagaatacaaaaaatagtttcatcaacaagataatgaaaaaaattacaatctaaagacgatagtaactttaaaaaccagtttcatcaatattaaaagaaacgaattatttcattaaaagaggcaaaaaaaaaaaaatagtttcatcaataacataataaaaaatacacaatgcctaatgactaaacttttacaaattaacgatactaaatttaaaaaccagtttcgaacatataaattttatatcaatacctaataatcaaacttctaacttcattctttattttagcatttaattttttatttgcttgctcaaaaattagagttaatttaaacatacaatatgcagcaaatataacaaagagaatcataaattaaaatgaaagagaaaaaaaaagaaacaaagaaaattaaagagacaaaagtgcaataaaaaccataaaagaataacaaaaaaaaaaacagtggaatgtgagaaaccagttagtaaaacaaccaaaataaaaacaaacaaataaaaaccagtttcttgaaataaattaataaaaaattgaataaaattcaattatgaacaacaataaaaaaaaaaaattagttataaaaactagttacttaaaaaaaccagttatgaaaataataaaataatatgtgtgtcagaaactgattaattaaaataaaataaaaattgttgttcaaatatcatacaataagaaaactggttttatacaaactaaaaaatatataataatatcataaaaattgagcaacccTATTAAAGAACAGTTAAAATCAgaaaccagtttcgacatgtgaaaccagttttgacgttacaaaaaatcataacaaaacacaaatgttaataataaagttaattgaaaccagtttcatcggacaatcaaataaaaccatacacacacaaatatacaaaaaaaaaaaaaatactaattacaaatataatcaaaacaacacataatgcctaccaataatttaataacaaaatataaatgtaagtttccaacctagaaaaaaaaaataaaaaagtaacttgaaaaaaattctaataacataatgaaactattttttttattcttttaatgaaattaatagtttctttcaatgttgatgaaactgatttttaaagtttatattatctttagattataattttttatattgttttttcttcaggatgatgtcgatgaaactggtttttttttttctgcttttaatgaaataattagtttttaacaaaaaaaacaaagaaaaaaaatagtagtttaaataaataataaaaaaaaacaagtttaatttctgtaaaaaaaaataatatctatagttgagatcattttttatttattttagtattttattttttttaaaaaaaataataaataaaaagaaacacaaatttaaagttttttatggcattcctcaagactttttcccatatttgtaagttttttaaaaaaatgccatatttagtgtaatcaagtttttatgccatatatatcaaaacttatctttattttcccatatttttgtaaatagcccttttttttttttgacttttcaACTAGtaaagtaaggcccaataaaTATAACATCCATTAGTGAATTAAGTGTAGAATACTTGGGCTTTAGTGAGTTTATGGACTTTAACATCATTTCTCTCAATTTGAATAATAAGTCCAAAATGTACATTTaatctttttacaaaaatacacaacATTGAGATTACACTTATAAAATGGAAAACTAAATCAAATtgataaaatataacaaaattaattaaaatttaatctaaagatactaaaattaatatttgtgcaaaactaaataaaactaaataaaagtcactaaaataaactaaaaatacttgagaacaaagctaatttaatgcccaaaaagatataaataactctattttcatagagttatcacaccccaaacttaaaactttgcttgtcctcaagcaaaaaaaaagaaaaataaagaaaataaaacacgAGGCAATATGACACTAAAATTGGTGATCTCCACATTTCCTTAAAGCTTAAGGTTGATTAATGAACATAacttagagaaaaataaaaagattgtcCAATGATTGTGAAAAATTCAAGCACAAGTTTCATTCCAATTTTGATTACTCCAAGTGTGGGTGTGAAATGCCTTTTATCAAAATATTACTTGCAATTTAGATCAATTTATGCAAATATGAAATAAGCACAAAATCTCTAAAGTAACAAATTCTCATAGGTTTGtttttcatctctctctccactaatgtagacaAACACAAAACCAAAGATcaaaaggattttttttttttaagcttGTAATGTAAGGCTTAGGTGAAGGTGGTTAAGAGAAGTCATTTTTGGCTCAAATCACCTAAAAGCACCTTAATTTTCCTAAGACCAAAATGAGACCTTACACTTACTTCCTCAAAGAATATCCCACAAAAAATTTGAGTATTAACATTGCCATTATTTATTGCCCcaaaattttccaaaataatGTGCTCCCAGGAGTTATAGCAATGCTTTAgcatagcattttttttttctgtgtcTCTGCTCCAGAATGCTGAAGCAATGCTATAACACCTGAGACTTCAAGCTTCTAAAAAAAAtcttgctctttttttttttttttgcaatgggtggcacaccccaaatttaattttaaacacacttttttttttcaaggggtggcacaccccaaacttaattttaaacattctttcttttttttttttttttttgaataactaacaatacaaatataataatgacAATATACACAAAAGATGGTAATTCTCCCCCAACTTAAAATtcaacattgtccccaatggtGAGAATAATAAAGTACCACAATGAAAACACTCACCCAATTACCACGCTACAAAAATTGCACCCCTCCCATCCCCTTCATGACACAACAAACAAAATCTTGGAATAATAAGGTGCTCAAAGGGTATATGGTGAGAAGATTTGTATTTAGCTAGGCTTAcatatggtaaaaaaaaataaagggatcAATTATGCTCAAAGGGGGTGACTAGGGATGAAATAATACTATGGTTGGCTCGAAAGGCTCAAACGGTCAAAAAATGGCCTAAATCATGTCTTTGGTTAAGCATTGtctaggatttcgcctcaagagAGAATCAAACGAAATTCTAAGACTTGTGAGATCACAAAATCATATATTTACACAAACTTTCACCAAATCACACACAATAAAATGATCAAGGCATTCGTGCTCAAAATTAGCCATATCTCAATCAAAATGAAACTAGCACAAGAATTAGTCACAAGCTCAaacaatatttacatttttcaacAAGCTATGCACTCTATCAATCATGTATTAGAATGTGAAAAAATCACCAAACCAAAGCACATAtgcctcaatttttttttttaaacaagcaaaataaaagaaaagaagaaaaaaaaaatatttagtttccCAAACCATTGTATGCACAAAATTCTCAAATATGTGTGAGcaagtttaaaattaataaagaatagtTAAAGAGGAACTCCCTTTCAATGATGTGCAAACTCGCTAGTGTCAACCTCCATAAGTGCGCCCAATTCCACTTGACTTTATGCTCGCAcctaaaagagagaaaaagaaaagaaagagagaaaaaaactaCAATGCAATTGTCAAAGCCATTTAATATTGCATGTTTAttgaatttaaaacaaaataaagacaAAGTTTAGAAAGCTCGGGTTGCCTCCCAAGAAGCGCTTGATTTAAAGTCGTCGGCTTGACTTTTTGAGAAGCACTCATCAAAGAGCGGCTTCCGCCCATAGAGAGTGGCATATGCCCTCACAAATGGGTCTTTGTCATGAACGCCCTCAAGCTTGGCGAGATATTGAATTGATGAGCGCAAATGTTCAACTTTTCTTGAATTCGATGAATGCACATGATGGATGCCAATGTACCATGCCAATGGTGGAGGAGGAGGTAATGGCCAAAAAGGATCCTCATAAACATAGTATTCCATTACCATGAGCTCTTTGACTTGAGGAATGCAAAAATGctcttgctgaattttttcGAAAACTGGGCAGTTTTGCTGTGATAATGCTACAGCATTATGAGCAGCAATAAATGTTGACCAACTTGGAATGCTTGCTTCCTTATCTTTTATTTCACTACTTTGGATTGAAGTGAGCTCTTGTAATTGCTCAAAATTTTCCCCAAGTATCTCCAACTCATCACCACTCCTCAAAATGAcattttcattttcttctttCTCCCTTGAATTTTCCATATCAATGCCCAAAGTTTCATGGTGTTTATCACACAACTCATTGACCAAAAGCTCAAATTGGTTCTCCAATTTCCTCAAGGATGAAGCTTGGCCTTGAATTAAGGCATCATTTTTAGCCATGAACTCCATCATCAACACCTCAAGTGAGCTTGGTTGAGCCATTTGATGAAGATCTTCTTCTATGTTGAACTCTTGTAAATCTTCTAAAATCTCATCATTTGGTCCTTGAGTGTAAGTGTCAAAATTTGGCTCCAAATTGTTGTAATTGTCGTCCCAAACATGGTCATTGTTTGGACAATTACAACACCACTCATTGTACTCCGCCATGTCTTCCAACATCCAATAGGCTTCATCGATTGATAGTTGGTAGAAATTGGTGGTACCATCTCCTCTTTCTACCCATTCCCTTGTGCTTGGATTCAACCAATTTAGGAAGATTTCTAATTGACACTCTTTGGACAACCCATGATATGGAAATCTCATTAGAAATGCCTTGTATCTCCACCATGCTTCATACAAGGGCTCCAAGTCATGTTGAACAAAATTCATAAGGACTTGTAGATGAGACATCTCAAGACCTTGCAAAAGAAACCAAAACAAGACAAACAAAGCGTAAAATAGAACAAGGAAAATAGAATAAAcaaatgaaaaactaaaaaaaaaaaaaaccaaattgaTAGTAATTaagttctaaaaataaaatttctctaaatcaatccccggcaacggcgccaaaaacttgttgtgaaaattgtgTACGCAAGTATATGCAAtcgtaacaagtaataaagtaataaatcgagtatcgtctccacagggattgaaaattagaaattaatttataaaactaattactcacaaattggtttcaacaaaaataacataaagtgatgagaatttgtaaaaaattaacaaacacaaactatgaaaaaaaaaacaagctagaattattaaattggcctaaaaatgcaaagttgatataattgtgctaatgagtattgttgtaaattgataatgtcaactaggaatttaaaatgtcataatcctttttccaaagtgtttatggtttgattctctaattaattaacatattcctatgcccaattaattttaagaataccaATTTAAGCACAATTCCTTCAAGTCATACAAGGTAAATAACACATTCCTATGTTATTTACAAATCACACTTTCCAAGTTAatattcatgcatcattcaagcaattccactaaccctattttttccaaaatcaagattagctactacttactaatggtgatcaatcaaaagtaagcaattgcacaataaacactcttgaatgaacaaaaccaATTTACTAAACATAgcaataaaatatcaaatcatAATTTAAGTCAAGaaaataattctagcaaaataaaaattaactcataatagattgtgtaaaaattacaaaatttaaaagaaaataaagatagAAATAAAAACCCATTTAGAGCTTGTCACAAGACTCTAAGTTTCTTCTCCAAAttgctcttcttcttcctcttgattTTTGCCAatctcaaaattaaaaatgctaaattaaaaccctaaataaaactctctctctctcttttcttttttcttccttttctttttcttcattgtCAGCCGCCTCCTGCTTCTTAATTCTTTTTAGCTTCCTCCTTCCtttcacatatatacatatctatATCAAATGCCAATAAACCCttgcaaaagaaaaataatgatCAGCCCATTATTTTCATTTGTCTTttcccacttttttttttttttacttttcaactAGTAAAGTAAGACCCAATAAACATAACATCCATTAGTGAATTAAGTGTAGAATACTTGGGCTTTAGTGAGTTTATGGACTTTAACATCATTTCTCTCAATTTGAATAATAAGTCCAAAATGTACATTTaatctttttacaaaaatacacaacattgagattacatttataaAATGGAAAACTAAATCAAATtgataaaatataacaaaattaattaaaatttaatctaaagatactaaaattaatatttatgcaaaactaaataaaactaaataaaagtcactaaaataaactaaaaatacttgagaacaaaactaatttaatacccaaaaaaatataaataactctattttcatagagttatcaaTCATGTttggtatattttattttgtgtcaaatttaatttttcaaccataactcataaaatttatatcgTATTTGTATTCGCGTACCACGTGGAAACCCCATTTTACCACCCCCttcttagatttttttttatgtcgATCACAAATATCTATGACATTCACACCAAGGTTCAACTTAAACGACACTTAACTTGAAAAGTAAAGAAAGAAACGACAGATGAGGTTTTGTCTAAGAGCGACACCACCACATCAACCTGATTCTTGGAGTTGGATCCATCTTCATTTGTCACGGGTTCtcattttctcttttattatctTTTCGGATTCCCGATAATATCGTAGAAAATACGTAAAGGAAAATTGAAGTGTAACGTCCATGATAATTTTCCCGGGAAAATAGTGAGAAAGTGAATAAAGAGAAAAGCTTCAAACTTCCATCGCTGTCCACAAAAAAGCCAAAGTACAAAATATTCACTTCCCCTCAGTCTTTTTAAGTGAAAGCAATCCTTTCCCGTTTCTTCTCTAAAAAATTTCCTGGAAATAAACGACAAGATTCGAGTCTGTTCCTTTCCTTGGGAAAATCTAGAATGGCGATTTCTTCAGCTCAGATTTTCCGTAGCTCGAGACCACCCAATGGTTTTTTCAGAGCTACTacgacttcttcttctttttcaaaTGCGCAAACCTTTCTGGCTTCTTTTGGGGTAGCTTCAAGGTTTCGAAGCTCTGTAGCTGGAAGTCATCGCCGATGGAAATGCGAGTCTGGGTACGGTACTTATGCTACCAATACCCAGTTTCGGACTATGGCGGTACTCAAAGATGAACGAGAAGAGAGAACCGAGGATGATCATCCCTTGATCGATGATTCTGTGGCCACCTTTCAAAGCCAGGTTTAGTATTTCtgcatttaaatttttatactttatttattGAATGTAGTGAATGAGGCAATAAAGAAATCAGGAGAAGGAAAGGGAGGTTCACTTTATCCACAATCAATCAATGGTGATTGGGGATTAATATGTAGTTCTCTACTGTTTAatatcaatttcaaaaatttgttcaTCATTCGTAGGTTGAAGATAAGCCTGCCGAAATTCGGGAGCGTGATTTTGCTGGAACTCCTTATATTCCTATATATGTGATGCTACCAGTGAGTTCTCGAATTCAGTTCTTGTTCTACTTGCTGTGCTAAGTTTCCCCTCTAATGTTATTTACCAAATTGACTTGTTATCATGGGGGACTGGCAGCTGGGTACAATTGATATGAATTCTGAGTTGGTTGATCCAGAAGGTCTTGTTAATCAGCTTAAAATATTAAAGTCCATTAACGTGGATGGTGTTATGATCGACTGCTGGTGGGGGATTGTTGAGGCACATTCTCCACAGGTTTATAATTGGAGTGGGTACAGAAAACTCTTCCAGATTGTACGCGATCTTCATCTGAAATTACAGGTGAATAATCTGTATTCActgttaatttaataatatgctcatttagCATATATTGTCACCTGCATTTGAGTATGATGTCTGTTCTCTTATATATACTATTGTGCAAATAATTACTTTTCTTCTCGTTACTTTTGATTTTATTAGCGCCTTTTAAAAACTCAAAGGTTGATTTTGTCTAAATACTAAATGTTCTTCTTTTCAATGCACTTTAGGTTGTTATGTCTTTTCATGAATGTGGAGGCAATGTGGGAGATGATGTACATATTCCACTCCCTGGTTGGGTTACGGAAATTGGCCTAAGCAATCCTGACATATATTTCACTGATAGAGAGGGAAAACGCAATACAGAATGTCTTACATGGGGCATTGATAAAGAACGAGTTTTGAAGGGCAGGACTGCAGTTGAGGTATGATTCTTTAGCTGTACTAAATATTTGCACATTTGGCTTCTGCAGTTACATCTCTAAGAATTATCTTTTGTCTTTTATATATCATACAATTAGTGCAGGTCTATTTTGACTACATGAGAAGCTTTAGGGTAGAATTTGATGAATTTTTTGAGGATGGTGTTATCTCTGAGATTGAAGTTGGACTAGGTCCATGTGGGGAGTTACGGTATCCTTCTTATCCTGCAAAACATGGTTGGAGATATCCTGGTATTGGTGAATTTCAGGTACTTCTGTTCAGCTATTTCTTTTAAATTGGTGAAAAGGTGTGCACTTTTTTTTCTTCCCTTGATGCAAACTATTTCAGTTCAGTGCTATGATAAGTACTTGATGAAAAGTCTGACCAAAGCAGCCGAAGTGAGGGGGCACTCAAATTGGGCGAGAGGACCAGATAATGCGGGTTCTTATAATTCCACACCACATAAGACTGGATTCTTCCGTGATGGAGGTGAATATGACAGCTACTATGGGAGATTTTTCCTTAACTGGTACTCTCGGACATTGATTGATCATGGTGATCGTGTACTTTCTCTAGCCAATTTAGCTTTTGAAGGAACTTGCATCGCTGCAAAGGTTAGTCTGCTGGACTCATTTAAAAAGTGAATCTACTGTATTCAATTTACTTGATAAAATGGTATTATAGCTCTGCAACTTTTAAAGAAACATTCTTTTGCTTGATGAGCAGCTATCAGGTATACATTGGTGGTACAAGACCGCCAGTCATGCTGCTGAGTTGACTGCAGGGTTTTACAACCCTGCAAATCGTGATGGTTATGCACCAATTGCAACAATGTTTAAGAAACATGAGGCTGCTCTGAATTTCACATGTGTTGAACTCCGAACATTGGATCAGCATGAAGACTTTCCAGAGGCATTGGCAGACCCAGAAGGATTAGTTTGGCAGGTATGTATACGTGTGAGGTTCCTTCAGCTTAGTTTTTCTGTTAAGTAATAGGATGTGCTGATGTAGGATGCAATACAAAATTCAGTGATAACCATGGGTCTATTTCCCTTACTGCCATGAATTAATTTAGTTTGAATTGGACAATGCTTTGTGAATCCCTTTGATCATGACACATTTGCCTATGCATGTCTAGGTCTTGAACGCTGCCTGGGATGCTTGCATTCCAGTTGCTAGTGAAAATGCTCTTAATTGCCATGATAGAGATGGCTATAACAAGATATTGGTAAATGCCAAGCCTCTGAACGATCCAGATGGGAGGCATTTGTCTGCCTTTACCTACCTCAGGCTCAGTCCTGCTCTCATGGAGGCGCACAACTTTGCCGAGTTTGAACGATTTATTAAGCAAATGCATGGTATGTCATTCTTGCAAGTCTGCTTATTCCTCTGCTAAGTTTGCTTAGTCCTCTGCTAAGTCTGCTTAttgcaagttttttttttttttttggctgaatATGCAAGCTATCACTTATTTTGCGGTTAGATATGCTATTTATTTCATAAACATGCAATACAAGACTTCATCGTCCCACTGTCCCAAGAACTATTGGTTGCCTCATGTCTGCATTTTTCTTGGGGCAATATATGAATGACATGAGGGAGCTTTTCATGTGTTGGCCTTTCGCTTTAATCACTAGTCTCCCTTCCACTTTCAGGGGAAGCAGTTTCAGATCTTCAAGTTGATCTGGAAACGATGCATGCCGATGTAATGGATGAGGAAGTTGCACCACAAGACTGATTACAAGTGAAACCCAACTCATCTCTTTTGATGAACAACTCATATGATATTCACATTTTTCTTCAACCATTGTGGGAGACTACGTTATTTAATTACCAGAAAGCAATTTCATTATTGCAAAGAAGAGACTATTTGCTTAAATGGTAAAAGCTGATTGTAATTCCGATGAATCAATAACATAAGCTTCATCACACGTTTATTTGTTTTCCTTTCCCCCTGCATCTGTCTTACAATTCATCTATTGGTATTTAATATTCAAAGTGGCTTGATCATGTCAGGTTGGTCAGCACTTAATTAGCAGCAGCAACCAGAGGATGTAGCTCATTAATTTTGATCTTTTTATTGATATtccgaaaattaaataaattggaACGAATTACCCAATAGCCCAttaattttgttctttttatgcTGGATAGTGTTAAGAATTAAAATACCAGAAGTTGTAGGTGCTGGATATGATGTTTCTAATTAACCATATCTAACCACAaaagaatcaaagaaaacagGAAAAAGCCATATCTGAAACAACAAAGATACTTAGCTCCAAAACGACAATGAAACTTCAGCCccttaaacaattttttttttttttgtcgcaCAAAATACTAAAACGATATTGGAATTGAATTGTAACTCAAATACAATATAATGCTATAACAcaatcgtttttttttttttttggagtaaCACAATTACATGCTACTACTTGCTTTAATATCTTCTGAATACACAAGAGAATTCCAAGAAGGATTCCTCGGAAGAAAAGTGTCGGAGATGTAAGTGCAAGTGGGGATGATAGTAAGGGAGCGGGATTTGGCGTGAGTAAAGGCAGCAACACAGAGGTGAGAAGCCAGACCTAAGCCTCTCTTGGAAGAAGGGACAAAGGTGTGGAGCAATTCCATCACTACTTTGCCTTTACCTTTATCTCTACCGTTGCCACCATACTCCTCTGTCTCTCTCTCCACATACTCTAAATACGCCTTCTTATCTTCCGTCTCGAACCTCCGTTGGGTCCCGTTCCACACAATTTTTGGAACCTCCGCCGGAATTTCTCTTCCtgccatctctctctctctctctctctctctctctctctcgtttctATCAAGGTAGCTATTTTTGAATGAACTATCTAAAATCCAGGTCACGTGATACAGTCGGATTGAGTGAGTGAGTCCACCAAAATCTCGTGCCCACCCCACTTCAATCTTAATCCATGTACCATGTCCATGCCTTTTGCCACGCCTCACACGTGTCCTTCACACAATTACCATTTTCCAGCTTCGCTCGCTTATACACCACACACACACGCACCATCCGTGCCAAACTCCCGATTCGCACACTCTCGCACGCGCGACCCCAAAACCCTAACTCACTCGCATGTTCGCACGTTTCTTCCTTTTCATCTGCTCCGACCCGACCCGCCACCGTCCGCCGGTTTCTTAGGGTCTCATTCCCCGGAGATCTGGTTCGCCGTTCTGAGACGAAGAAGGACCTCCACTCCGGCCGCCGGAATTTTTCCGTGCGGACTTCATCGGAGGTGGTTAGGGTTTCTTCCGTGGGAAAAGGTGGATCTGTTTGAGAATTCTTTGAATAAGCTTTAGTGGAAGACAACCGAAAATGTTAGGATTTTGAAGCGTCAGTTTTCGGTCAAAAAGCTGGAAAACCTGTCcagtttgttatatatataaaaaggtaATATACACCTTTTAACTTTTCCTTAAAACTTGTTTGTTATATGGGAAAAAGTTCATTAAGTTTAGGAAGAGAATTCGCtgtttctttttggttgctACTGAAACTGTAGcagatgtcaacacagtgaaagAGAGAAGTTTTGgccttttgtttgttttttgttgCTTCTTTGATAATTTACTCTAATCacaaccaatttttttttgcaaCGGAAGATGATTGACTGTTTCAACTCCTATAGAATTAGTAGAATTGAGTTTAAGCTTAATTCAATAagttctctttttctttttgagttaattttatctttgatttgttgttatcattatttttttatttatttttattattattttttttatactgtGATAGTATCGCAATGCTTACTGTTATTTATCAACAATTAGTGAAATTCAGTTCAGACTATGGCATTGTTGTTACATGAATTAAGTTGTGAGGATAATTGGGATTAAAAGAGAAAGAAGGTTATTATGGCTTCAGAAATGCACAAGTTAATTGGAGCTAGTGAAGAAGATGACGAGGAAGAAATGGAAATGGATGTTAAAGAGGAGGATGATGATGACGAAGACCGGAGGAAACATGCTGCTGCTTCTGCTTCAGTAATGGTCGGTTTTGATGGAGGGATGCCAACTAGTAGCAGCAATAATAATCATCAGTTTCAAGAGCTACAGCAAGTACAAGAAGTAAGTACCCCAGGTGGAGGAGGAGCTCGTAGGTGTAGGCCACTAGAAGAGAAGGAGAGAACAAAATTAAGGGAGCGGCATAGAAGAGCTATCACTGCAAAAATCTTGGCGGGGTTACGGAGGCATGGGAATTATAATCTTAGAGTTAGGGCTGATATAAATGATGTAATTGCAGCTCTTGCACGAGAAGCTGGCTGGGTTGTTCTTCCAGATGGGACCACTTTTCCTTCAAGATCTCAGCCTCAGGTAATTATACTACGAGGAAATTTTTCAATATTGGTCATATTTTTTGCTACATTATTTAACATACAGGAGA is a window from the Cannabis sativa cultivar Pink pepper isolate KNU-18-1 chromosome 1, ASM2916894v1, whole genome shotgun sequence genome containing:
- the LOC115706512 gene encoding beta-amylase 2, chloroplastic, translated to MAISSAQIFRSSRPPNGFFRATTTSSSFSNAQTFLASFGVASRFRSSVAGSHRRWKCESGYGTYATNTQFRTMAVLKDEREERTEDDHPLIDDSVATFQSQVEDKPAEIRERDFAGTPYIPIYVMLPLGTIDMNSELVDPEGLVNQLKILKSINVDGVMIDCWWGIVEAHSPQVYNWSGYRKLFQIVRDLHLKLQVVMSFHECGGNVGDDVHIPLPGWVTEIGLSNPDIYFTDREGKRNTECLTWGIDKERVLKGRTAVEVYFDYMRSFRVEFDEFFEDGVISEIEVGLGPCGELRYPSYPAKHGWRYPGIGEFQCYDKYLMKSLTKAAEVRGHSNWARGPDNAGSYNSTPHKTGFFRDGGEYDSYYGRFFLNWYSRTLIDHGDRVLSLANLAFEGTCIAAKLSGIHWWYKTASHAAELTAGFYNPANRDGYAPIATMFKKHEAALNFTCVELRTLDQHEDFPEALADPEGLVWQVLNAAWDACIPVASENALNCHDRDGYNKILVNAKPLNDPDGRHLSAFTYLRLSPALMEAHNFAEFERFIKQMHGEAVSDLQVDLETMHADVMDEEVAPQD
- the LOC115706513 gene encoding acetyltransferase At1g77540; the encoded protein is MAGREIPAEVPKIVWNGTQRRFETEDKKAYLEYVERETEEYGGNGRDKGKGKVVMELLHTFVPSSKRGLGLASHLCVAAFTHAKSRSLTIIPTCTYISDTFLPRNPSWNSLVYSEDIKASSSM